In one Oscillospiraceae bacterium genomic region, the following are encoded:
- a CDS encoding transcriptional regulator, producing the protein MGIMDAVILRLDALCSERGITNNKMCTNAAVPQSTINNSVNGKTKNMGIVTLKKLIDSFDMTITEFFDDDIFRNLEQEIK; encoded by the coding sequence ATGGGAATTATGGATGCAGTTATTCTGCGACTGGATGCGCTGTGCAGTGAGCGGGGCATTACAAACAATAAGATGTGTACCAACGCCGCCGTGCCGCAATCCACAATCAATAATTCCGTCAATGGCAAGACGAAAAATATGGGAATTGTTACGCTGAAGAAGCTGATTGATAGCTTCGACATGACCATCACCGAGTTTTTTGATGACGATATTTTCCGCAATCTGGAGCAGGAGATCAAGTGA
- a CDS encoding membrane protein, producing MKGVHSPKAVLFLGVAGVSVSSILVRYSAAPSLVTATYRLGWTVLLLLPMLLRHRAELKSFAPRDALLCGASGVLLALHFATWFESLKHTSVASSTALVSTEVIFTALGFALFLKGRIPRAGVWAIAAAFGGSALLACADGGGGGALYGDLLALAGAVFVAAYTLIGRVERARLSTTVYTFFTYLACVLTLLALDLATGTPVWGYPPAELLIGLGLAVLCTLLGHSLFSWSLKYLSPSYVSAAKLCEPVFAAVLAGFLFGEIPGALQLAGAALVVGGVLLYTRTEKETA from the coding sequence GTGAAAGGGGTGCACAGCCCCAAGGCGGTGCTCTTCCTGGGGGTGGCGGGGGTGTCGGTGTCCTCCATCCTGGTGCGCTACTCCGCCGCGCCCTCCCTGGTCACGGCCACCTACCGCCTGGGCTGGACGGTGCTGCTCCTGCTGCCCATGCTGCTGCGCCACCGGGCGGAGCTGAAATCCTTCGCCCCGCGGGACGCCCTGCTGTGCGGGGCCAGCGGCGTGCTGCTGGCCCTCCACTTCGCCACGTGGTTCGAGTCCCTCAAGCACACCAGCGTGGCCAGCTCCACCGCCCTGGTCAGCACAGAGGTCATCTTCACCGCCCTGGGCTTCGCCCTGTTCCTCAAGGGGAGGATCCCCCGGGCGGGGGTGTGGGCCATCGCGGCGGCCTTCGGGGGCAGCGCCCTGCTGGCCTGCGCGGACGGGGGCGGCGGCGGGGCGCTCTACGGCGATCTGCTGGCCCTGGCGGGGGCGGTCTTCGTGGCGGCCTACACGCTGATCGGCCGGGTGGAACGCGCGCGCCTGTCCACCACGGTGTACACCTTCTTCACCTATCTGGCCTGCGTGCTCACGCTGCTGGCGCTGGACCTGGCCACCGGCACCCCGGTGTGGGGCTACCCGCCGGCGGAGCTGCTGATCGGCCTGGGGCTGGCGGTGCTGTGCACCCTGCTGGGGCACAGCCTGTTCAGCTGGAGCCTGAAGTACCTCTCGCCCTCCTACGTGTCGGCGGCCAAGCTGTGCGAGCCCGTGTTCGCCGCCGTGCTGGCGGGCTTCCTCTTCGGGGAGATCCCCGGCGCGCTCCAGCTGGCCGGGGCGGCGCTGGTGGTGGGCGGCGTGCTGCTGTATACCAGAACGGAAAAAGAGACGGCGTAA
- a CDS encoding sugar ABC transporter permease, with protein sequence MTLNHRRRIKPAKIITYVVLIFWALTTLYPFFWVIINSFREKGMIRKDSFSIPLPGSQFFTLDNYRTAMERFDFKNAYLNSILVSATVTVAVVILAGLAAYGLVRYRFRGRGLLYSLIMAGMMFPVFSTIIPVFRFEALALHIASTGNRWLSLLAVILPQIAGNLCFATIVLMGFIQSVPIDLEESAYLDGCNVFQIYFHIIIPAAKSSFATVAIFAFLWSYNDLFTQSFFLRYPKEKTITLLLNEISSQAGVDYGLMAASVVLIVIPVLVVYVLLQKHIIKGLTAGAVKG encoded by the coding sequence ATGACGTTGAATCACCGCAGGCGCATCAAGCCCGCCAAAATCATTACATACGTGGTGCTCATCTTTTGGGCCCTGACCACCCTCTACCCCTTCTTCTGGGTCATCATCAACTCCTTCCGGGAAAAGGGCATGATCCGCAAGGACTCCTTCTCCATCCCCCTGCCGGGCAGCCAGTTCTTCACCCTGGACAACTACCGCACCGCCATGGAGCGCTTCGACTTCAAGAACGCTTACCTCAACAGCATCCTCGTCTCGGCCACCGTGACGGTGGCGGTGGTCATCCTGGCGGGGCTGGCGGCCTACGGCCTGGTGCGCTACCGCTTCCGGGGCCGCGGCCTGCTCTACAGCCTCATTATGGCGGGCATGATGTTCCCCGTGTTCTCCACCATCATCCCCGTCTTCCGCTTCGAGGCCCTGGCCCTGCACATCGCCTCCACCGGCAACCGCTGGCTCAGCCTGCTGGCGGTCATCCTGCCCCAGATTGCGGGCAACCTGTGCTTCGCAACCATTGTGCTTATGGGCTTTATCCAGTCGGTGCCCATCGATTTGGAGGAGAGCGCCTACCTGGACGGCTGCAACGTGTTCCAGATCTACTTCCACATCATCATCCCCGCGGCCAAGTCCTCCTTCGCCACGGTGGCTATCTTCGCCTTCCTCTGGAGCTACAACGACCTGTTCACCCAGAGCTTCTTCCTGCGCTACCCCAAGGAGAAGACCATCACCCTGCTGCTCAACGAGATCTCCTCCCAGGCCGGCGTGGACTACGGGCTGATGGCGGCCTCGGTGGTGCTCATCGTCATCCCTGTGCTGGTGGTCTACGTGCTGCTGCAAAAGCATATCATCAAGGGCCTGACGGCGGGCGCGGTCAAGGGCTGA
- a CDS encoding lactose ABC transporter permease yields the protein MGSTIYKRKAPLIVFLVPAFLFLIVFLYYPFLQNIINSFSDITGLGSPAKGLNQPWYANYAALFTDPKLHTALKNTIILTICTVVFQVGIALVLALLVDSIRVGAQLFRTLYFFPIVISATALGLMFNLIFLFKGGMVNQLLLNMGVISKNIDWKDQAHFLFTMLMPVMWQYVGFYFVILVTGLNNISQELYEAASLDGASGFNRVRYITLPLLRNVLCTCLVLAITGALKVFDLPWVMFGAGMPLDQGWLTGTYMYDQTFNRGNVDYGSTIAMLIVVLGVVLSNVANRVFKPRDDI from the coding sequence GTGGGTTCCACCATATATAAAAGGAAAGCGCCGCTCATAGTCTTCCTGGTGCCGGCCTTTCTGTTCTTAATCGTGTTTCTCTACTACCCCTTCCTGCAAAACATCATCAACAGCTTTTCCGACATCACCGGCCTGGGCTCCCCGGCCAAGGGCCTCAACCAGCCCTGGTACGCCAACTACGCCGCCCTGTTCACCGACCCCAAGCTGCACACCGCCCTGAAAAACACCATCATCCTCACCATCTGCACGGTGGTCTTTCAGGTGGGCATCGCCCTGGTGCTGGCCCTGCTGGTGGACTCCATCCGGGTGGGGGCCCAGCTCTTCCGCACGCTGTACTTCTTCCCCATCGTCATCTCGGCCACCGCCCTGGGCCTGATGTTCAACCTGATCTTCCTCTTCAAGGGCGGCATGGTCAACCAGCTGCTCTTAAACATGGGGGTCATCTCCAAGAACATCGACTGGAAGGACCAGGCCCACTTCCTGTTCACCATGCTCATGCCCGTCATGTGGCAGTACGTGGGCTTCTACTTCGTCATCCTGGTCACGGGCCTGAACAACATCTCCCAGGAGCTCTACGAGGCCGCCAGCCTGGACGGGGCCTCCGGCTTCAACCGGGTGCGCTACATCACCCTGCCCCTGCTGCGCAACGTGCTGTGCACCTGCCTGGTGCTGGCCATCACCGGCGCGCTGAAGGTCTTCGACCTGCCCTGGGTCATGTTCGGCGCGGGCATGCCCCTGGACCAGGGCTGGCTCACCGGCACCTACATGTACGACCAGACCTTCAACCGCGGCAACGTGGACTACGGCTCCACCATCGCCATGCTCATCGTGGTGCTGGGCGTGGTGCTCTCCAACGTGGCCAACCGGGTCTTCAAGCCCCGGGACGATATTTAG
- a CDS encoding endopeptidase — protein sequence MRGKRWLAGLMTVLMLLTASGPARAAEGPRALTRGEVCETLVAAANDYNPGLTAGDILKGDENGDLNLDRTVTRAEALVMLSRAFGTLPTPVGDSARWAYPASNFTDVPTWAAAELENVFNAGIVAGTSATTFSPGDPVTSQQLDLLIRRVYALEGSNLKDDFYAAVNKDWLERSTIPAGYVYSGTLYDMGVQVNAQVAAIIGEIAAGSPASGTPEGKIKALYENILDWDARNEAGAAPLRPYLDAVDQAGSLDALMEVHNRITRELSFSPLLGFGMTTDLKDSTRYILTFSALAPSLSKADYAADAGTAKDAYLEYLATLLTLGGEDAQDAARMAGDFWQVERTLSAAQLEQQEYGNADKIYNLYTMDQLQALLPHVDLDGLLAASGFAAPDKLMVDDVGLLKASAAYFDDAHLDTLKTVMKLYLLSGFGSALSRDFLDAATKLQQTMYGTDERLPDDQLAAQLVQSYLADYLGQVYVEHYFSAEAKADVEAMIEDFRDIYEARILALDWMSGATKAKAVEKLEAITVNVGYPDSWDTYLDAAEIKGADQGGSYFENVLSLSAAARAQAVSQQNAPVDKGAWKMAPYTVNAYYDATANSINFPAGILQAPLYDVDADPTENLGGIGYVIAHEMTHAFDNNGAKFDKHGNAADWWTAEDYAAFQALCEKTVAFYDGVEAIPGVACNGTLTLSENIADLGALACITQAEGRQAQPDYRTLYESASRTWAYSGSREITAYLAQADVHAPGKLRGNRALQSCDAFFTAFDIRPGDGMWLDPEARVQIW from the coding sequence ATGAGAGGAAAACGCTGGCTGGCCGGTCTTATGACCGTGCTGATGCTGCTGACGGCCTCCGGCCCCGCCCGGGCGGCGGAGGGGCCCAGGGCGCTGACCCGGGGTGAGGTGTGCGAGACCCTGGTGGCGGCGGCCAACGACTACAACCCCGGCCTGACCGCCGGAGACATTTTAAAGGGCGATGAAAACGGCGATTTGAACCTGGACCGGACGGTCACCCGTGCGGAGGCGCTGGTGATGCTCTCCCGGGCCTTCGGCACCCTGCCCACGCCGGTGGGCGACAGCGCCCGCTGGGCCTACCCCGCCTCCAACTTCACCGACGTGCCCACGTGGGCGGCGGCGGAGCTGGAGAATGTTTTCAACGCCGGGATCGTGGCCGGCACCAGCGCCACCACCTTCTCCCCCGGCGACCCGGTGACCAGTCAGCAGCTGGATCTGCTGATCCGCCGCGTGTACGCCCTGGAGGGCTCCAACCTGAAGGACGACTTCTACGCCGCCGTCAACAAGGATTGGCTGGAGCGCTCCACCATCCCCGCCGGGTACGTATACAGCGGCACGCTCTACGACATGGGCGTGCAGGTCAACGCCCAGGTGGCCGCCATCATCGGGGAGATCGCCGCCGGCAGCCCCGCGTCCGGCACCCCGGAGGGGAAAATTAAGGCCCTTTACGAAAACATCCTGGACTGGGACGCCCGGAACGAGGCGGGCGCCGCGCCTCTGCGCCCCTATCTGGACGCCGTGGACCAGGCCGGCTCCCTGGACGCGCTGATGGAGGTGCACAACCGGATCACCCGGGAGTTGAGCTTCTCCCCGCTGCTGGGCTTCGGCATGACCACCGACCTCAAGGACAGCACCAGGTATATTCTGACCTTCTCCGCCCTGGCCCCCAGCCTGTCCAAGGCCGACTACGCGGCGGACGCCGGAACCGCCAAGGACGCCTACCTGGAGTATCTGGCCACCCTGCTCACCCTGGGCGGGGAGGACGCGCAGGACGCGGCCCGGATGGCCGGAGACTTCTGGCAGGTGGAGCGGACCCTGTCCGCCGCGCAGCTGGAGCAGCAGGAGTACGGCAACGCCGACAAGATCTACAACCTGTACACCATGGACCAGCTCCAGGCCCTGCTGCCCCACGTGGATCTGGACGGGCTGCTCGCCGCCAGCGGCTTCGCCGCGCCCGACAAGCTCATGGTCGACGACGTGGGCCTGCTCAAGGCCTCCGCCGCCTATTTTGACGACGCCCACCTGGACACCCTGAAGACCGTCATGAAGCTCTACCTGCTCAGCGGCTTCGGCTCCGCCCTCAGCCGGGACTTTCTGGACGCCGCCACCAAGCTCCAGCAGACCATGTACGGCACCGACGAGCGCCTGCCCGACGACCAGCTGGCCGCCCAGCTGGTGCAGAGCTACCTGGCCGACTACCTGGGCCAGGTCTACGTGGAGCACTACTTCTCCGCCGAGGCCAAGGCCGACGTGGAGGCCATGATCGAGGACTTCCGGGACATCTACGAGGCGCGCATCCTCGCCCTGGACTGGATGAGCGGCGCCACCAAGGCCAAGGCCGTGGAGAAGCTGGAGGCCATCACGGTGAACGTGGGCTACCCCGACAGCTGGGACACCTATCTGGACGCCGCGGAGATCAAGGGCGCGGACCAGGGCGGCAGCTACTTTGAAAACGTCCTCTCCCTGTCCGCCGCAGCCCGGGCCCAGGCGGTCTCCCAGCAGAACGCTCCGGTGGACAAGGGCGCGTGGAAGATGGCCCCCTACACGGTGAACGCCTACTACGACGCCACCGCCAACAGCATCAACTTTCCCGCCGGCATCCTCCAGGCCCCCCTGTACGACGTGGACGCCGACCCCACCGAGAACCTGGGCGGCATCGGCTACGTAATCGCCCACGAGATGACACACGCCTTTGACAACAACGGCGCCAAGTTCGACAAGCACGGCAACGCCGCCGACTGGTGGACGGCGGAGGACTACGCGGCCTTCCAGGCCCTGTGCGAGAAGACCGTGGCCTTTTACGACGGGGTGGAGGCCATCCCCGGCGTGGCCTGCAACGGCACCCTGACCCTGTCCGAGAACATCGCGGATCTGGGCGCCCTGGCCTGCATCACCCAGGCCGAGGGCCGCCAGGCGCAGCCCGACTACCGCACCCTCTACGAGAGCGCCTCCCGCACCTGGGCCTATTCCGGCAGCCGGGAGATCACCGCCTACCTGGCCCAGGCGGACGTACACGCCCCCGGCAAGCTGCGGGGCAACCGCGCCCTCCAGAGCTGCGACGCCTTCTTCACCGCCTTCGATATTCGCCCCGGCGACGGCATGTGGCTGGACCCGGAGGCCCGGGTGCAGATCTGGTAA
- a CDS encoding RNA-binding transcriptional accessory protein, with protein sequence METIVQILARELGQREDYVQNVVNLIDEGNTIPFIARYRKELHGAMDDTVLRGLEDRLAYLRSLQKRRDEVCAAIEGQGKLTGELSAAIAGAATLAEVEDLYRPYRQKRRTRATIAREKGLEPLAELLFAQNRDCPDPLEAAADYIDPEKGVETAQDALAGASDIVAERISDDADIRKLLRELYWKRAALVSHAAKKDPEDSVYRLYYDFRTPVCKAQGHQILAINRGEREELLKVTVELDRESALVPIRRAVLAPGAPSMAFVRAAAEDAYDRLIAPSVEREIRNMLTEQADEGAIRNFGLNLRPLLMQPPVKGRVTMGLDPGYRNGCKVAVVDGTGKVLDTAVVYPTFSERKKQEAIETLSALVRRHGVEHIAIGNGTASRETEQMTVELIRRCGGAVSYMIVNEAGASVYSASKLAAEEFPEYDVNLRSAVSIARRLQDPLAELVKIDPKSIGVGQYQHDMPQARLDETLSGVVEDCVNAVGVDLNTASAPLLARVSGLNAATAKNIVKYREEAGVFTTRKQVLKVPKLGPKAFEQAAGFLRVPESKNVLDNTAVHPESYGAAQALLELCGYTLADVRAGGLAELGARVKAYGEARAAEACGVGVPTLRDVCAELMKPGRDPRDELPRPILRTDVMDAKDLKPGMELQGTVRNVIDFGVFVDIGVHQDGLVHISQIAQRRVRHPSELLSVGDVVTVWVLEVDEKKKRISLTMRRPKDQSAQ encoded by the coding sequence ATGGAAACCATCGTACAGATACTGGCCCGGGAGCTGGGCCAGCGCGAGGACTACGTGCAAAACGTGGTCAACCTGATTGACGAGGGGAACACCATCCCCTTTATCGCCCGCTACCGCAAGGAGCTCCACGGCGCCATGGACGACACCGTGCTGCGCGGCCTGGAGGACCGGCTCGCCTACCTGCGCAGCCTCCAGAAGCGCCGGGACGAGGTGTGCGCCGCCATCGAGGGCCAGGGCAAGCTGACCGGGGAGCTCTCCGCGGCCATCGCCGGCGCCGCCACCCTGGCCGAGGTGGAGGACCTTTACCGCCCCTACAGGCAGAAGCGCCGCACCCGGGCCACCATCGCCCGGGAGAAGGGGCTGGAGCCCCTGGCGGAGCTGCTCTTCGCCCAGAACCGGGACTGCCCGGACCCCCTGGAGGCCGCGGCGGACTATATCGACCCGGAGAAGGGGGTGGAGACGGCCCAGGACGCCCTGGCCGGGGCCTCGGACATCGTGGCCGAGCGCATCTCGGACGACGCGGACATCCGCAAGCTGCTGCGGGAGCTGTACTGGAAGCGGGCCGCCCTGGTCTCCCACGCCGCCAAAAAGGACCCGGAGGACAGCGTGTACCGCCTGTACTACGACTTCAGAACCCCGGTCTGCAAGGCCCAGGGCCACCAGATCCTGGCCATCAACCGGGGGGAGCGGGAGGAGCTTTTGAAGGTCACGGTGGAGCTGGACCGGGAGAGCGCCCTCGTCCCCATCCGCCGGGCGGTGCTGGCGCCCGGCGCGCCCTCCATGGCCTTTGTGCGCGCCGCGGCGGAGGACGCCTACGACCGGCTCATCGCCCCCAGCGTGGAGCGGGAGATCCGCAATATGCTCACCGAGCAGGCCGACGAGGGGGCCATCAGGAACTTCGGCCTCAACCTGCGCCCCCTGCTGATGCAGCCGCCGGTGAAGGGCCGGGTGACCATGGGCCTGGATCCCGGCTACCGCAACGGCTGCAAGGTGGCGGTGGTGGACGGCACCGGCAAGGTGCTGGACACGGCGGTGGTCTACCCCACCTTCTCCGAGCGCAAAAAGCAGGAGGCCATCGAGACCCTGTCCGCCCTGGTGCGCCGCCACGGGGTGGAGCACATCGCCATCGGCAACGGCACCGCCAGCCGGGAGACCGAGCAGATGACGGTGGAGCTGATCCGCCGCTGCGGGGGCGCTGTGTCCTATATGATCGTCAACGAGGCGGGGGCCTCGGTGTACTCGGCCTCCAAGCTGGCCGCGGAGGAGTTCCCGGAGTACGACGTGAACCTGAGAAGCGCCGTGTCCATCGCCCGCAGGCTCCAGGACCCCCTGGCCGAGCTGGTGAAGATCGACCCCAAGAGCATCGGCGTGGGCCAGTACCAGCACGATATGCCCCAGGCCCGGCTGGACGAGACCCTCTCCGGCGTGGTGGAGGACTGCGTCAACGCGGTGGGCGTGGATTTGAACACCGCCTCCGCCCCCCTGCTGGCCCGGGTGTCCGGCCTCAACGCCGCCACGGCGAAAAACATCGTCAAGTACCGGGAGGAGGCCGGCGTCTTTACCACCCGGAAGCAGGTGCTCAAGGTGCCCAAGCTGGGCCCCAAGGCCTTCGAGCAGGCGGCGGGCTTCCTCCGGGTGCCCGAGAGTAAAAACGTGCTGGACAACACCGCCGTCCACCCGGAGAGCTACGGCGCGGCCCAGGCGCTGCTGGAGCTGTGCGGCTACACCCTGGCCGACGTACGCGCCGGGGGCCTGGCCGAGCTGGGCGCCCGGGTGAAGGCGTACGGGGAGGCGCGGGCCGCCGAGGCGTGCGGCGTGGGCGTGCCCACCCTGCGGGACGTGTGCGCCGAGCTGATGAAGCCGGGCCGGGACCCCCGGGACGAGCTGCCCCGCCCCATCCTGCGCACCGACGTGATGGACGCGAAGGACCTGAAGCCCGGCATGGAGCTCCAGGGCACGGTGCGCAACGTCATCGACTTCGGCGTGTTCGTGGACATCGGCGTGCACCAGGACGGGCTGGTCCACATCTCCCAGATCGCCCAGCGCCGGGTGCGCCACCCCTCCGAGCTGCTCAGCGTGGGGGATGTCGTCACGGTCTGGGTGCTGGAGGTGGACGAGAAGAAGAAGCGCATCTCCCTGACCATGCGCAGGCCCAAGGACCAGAGTGCACAGTGA
- a CDS encoding purine-nucleoside phosphorylase — protein MITDSFDPAPGAIVEPGFVNRPAETGCGRCVATFSAAVVAAALERFPCREIARVDSVGGPWPIYLLEHRGVPVAFYKTMIGASGAGACIEEARCITGADKFIMFGSCGCLDRSIPAGTVIVPTHAYRDEGLSYHYAPPADYIALKNADRVAVFFEGAGIPFVRGRTWTTDGLYRETRRNMELRRAEGCVAVEMECAGIQAVCDYRGLEFYDFLINGDLLDCDRWDQRILGTDTEAGHQLRCFYAALDLAASL, from the coding sequence ATGATAACCGATTCCTTTGACCCGGCCCCCGGGGCCATCGTGGAGCCCGGGTTCGTCAACCGCCCCGCGGAGACGGGGTGCGGCCGCTGCGTGGCCACCTTCTCGGCGGCGGTGGTGGCGGCGGCGCTGGAGCGCTTCCCCTGCCGGGAGATCGCCCGGGTGGACAGCGTGGGCGGGCCCTGGCCCATCTACCTGCTGGAGCACCGGGGCGTGCCCGTCGCCTTTTATAAGACCATGATCGGCGCCAGTGGCGCGGGGGCCTGCATCGAGGAGGCCCGCTGCATCACCGGGGCGGACAAGTTCATTATGTTCGGCTCCTGCGGCTGCCTGGACCGGAGCATCCCCGCGGGCACGGTCATCGTGCCCACCCACGCCTACCGGGACGAGGGCCTGTCCTACCACTACGCGCCCCCGGCGGACTACATCGCCCTCAAAAACGCGGACCGGGTGGCCGTCTTCTTCGAGGGGGCGGGCATCCCCTTCGTCCGGGGCAGGACCTGGACCACCGACGGCCTCTACAGGGAGACCCGGCGCAATATGGAGCTGCGCCGGGCGGAGGGCTGCGTGGCGGTGGAGATGGAGTGCGCCGGGATCCAGGCGGTCTGCGACTACCGGGGCCTGGAGTTCTACGACTTTCTGATCAACGGCGATCTGCTGGACTGCGACAGGTGGGATCAGCGGATTCTGGGCACGGACACGGAGGCCGGCCACCAGCTGCGCTGCTTTTACGCCGCGCTGGATCTGGCCGCAAGCCTGTAA